The following are encoded together in the Daucus carota subsp. sativus chromosome 5, DH1 v3.0, whole genome shotgun sequence genome:
- the LOC108221252 gene encoding pentatricopeptide repeat-containing protein At5g40410, mitochondrial, with amino-acid sequence MLSAIKSCYSIHNCRKIHGRVIKTLSYRDGFIGDCLVSLYFNLGCFDDAHKLFEEIPDRDLVSWNSWISQLSRSGGFGKSLEMFNRMRLEMGMEPNEVTLLSLVSACTDTGGFDEGAFVHGLAFKMGLLSEVKVVHSFINMYGMFGYVGLACRLFETMVVQNLVSWNSMIKIYAKNGFGEEGFKFVKAMRRAGIDPDQATVVTLLQGCKDVCVGNLVEALHGYIITAGLVEDVTIMTTLMSVYTKSGRLDASQEVFRAMKEPDTIAWTAVLAGYALHGYGREAIELFDFMVSKGEKPDHVTFTHLLSACSHSGLVEEGKSYFEIMSRVYSLEPRLDHYSCMVDLLGRSGHLREAHLLIRSMPMEPTAGVWGSLLNACKIYSNIELGKEVAERLFVLNPTDSRNYIMLSSMYSEAGQWPEGQQTRILMKEKRVVESAGCSSI; translated from the coding sequence ATGCTGTCCGCTATAAAATCATGTTATTCCATACATAATTGCCGTAAAATCCATGGTCGAGTAATCAAGACTTTAAGTTACAGAGATGGTTTCATTGGTGATTGTTTAGTGTCCTTATATTTTAACTTGGGTTGTTTTGATGATGCACATAAGTTGTTTGAGGAAATACCCGACAGAGATTTGGTTTCTTGGAATTCATGGATTTCACAGCTTTCGAGAAGTGGAGGCTTTGGTAAGAGCTTGGAGATGTTTAATAGGATGAGATTAGAGATGGGTATGGAGCCAAATGAGGTGACACTTTTGTCTTTAGTCTCGGCTTGTACTGACACAGGGGGTTTTGATGAAGGTGCTTTTGTTCATGGGTTGGCATTTAAAATGGGTTTGTTGTCTGAAGTTAAGGTGGTTCattcttttattaatatgtATGGGATGTTTGGTTATGTGGGTTTGGCATGTCGTTTGTTTGAGACGATGGTGGTGCAAAATTTGGTGTCGTGGAATTCGATGATCAAGATTTATGCGAAGAATGGGTTTGGTGAGGAAGGTTTTAAGTTTGTTAAGGCTATGAGGAGGGCAGGGATTGATCCTGATCAGGCTACTGTAGTGACTTTGTTACAGGGTTGTAAGGATGTATGTGTCGGAAATCTGGTTGAAGCTTTGCATGGGTATATTATTACAGCTGGTTTGGTTGAAGATGTGACGATCATGACAACATTAATGAGTGTCTACACGAAGTCAGGAAGACTGGATGCTTCCCAGGAGGTTTTTAGAGCAATGAAAGAACCTGATACGATAGCTTGGACTGCAGTTCTAGCTGGCTATGCTCTTCATGGTTATGGAAGAGAAGCAATTGAGCTATTTGATTTTATGGTTAGTAAAGGTGAGAAGCCTGATCATGTTACTTTCACTCATTTATTAAGTGCGTGTAGTCATTCAGGGCTTGTTGAGGAGGGGAAGAGCTACTTTGAGATTATGTCTCGTGTTTATTCTCTGGAACCTAGATTGGATCACTATTCTTGCATGGTTGATTTGTTGGGACGTTCAGGACATTTAAGAGAAGCGCATTTGTTGATAAGAAGCATGCCTATGGAGCCGACGGCTGGTGTTTGGGGATCTCTTCTTAATGCTTGTAAGATTTATAGTAACATAGAACTCGGAAAGGAAGTTGCAGAAAGACTATTTGTTTTAAATCCAACAGACTCTAGGAACTACATCATGCTATCGAGTATGTACTCCGAGGCTGGTCAGTGGCCTGAAGGGCAACAAACAAGGATTCTGATGAAGGAAAAGCGTGTTGTAGAATCTGCAGGTTGCAGTTCTATTTAG